From one Leishmania panamensis strain MHOM/PA/94/PSC-1 chromosome 9 sequence genomic stretch:
- a CDS encoding hypothetical protein (TriTrypDB/GeneDB-style sysID: LpmP.09.1160), translating into MSSAPFSVDPPAAVTLRPGATQRAGPTSATTAAAKAVGGGSSRAHPVQKGAGRKLVACKELFFAGFPCRVPYRRQAPTAPKPSTTPPSVAAYSKAFVRGFFQQYGAVEALFYDEARGMGSVVFADGADAENCYLAVHLSFIAAPDKDGGMGHPTWEQDRQGEALEERQARVPDCLLCLEFAHCCPFVHPFLLARDAQLVGEEKHWEVPGGELSRALLLHRFPLLLLNSDSRPSAMEPMVPVAPHVVVRWKTETSETPVPCTEVVEDSDRGYDAAAHSPVATPSLESRRVKRVGPIFPGRGIAPAAIEEALWQILRPVHVAAQSGRAVTVLDMWWEYYNLYALHKTQPSADRIADDTFRYAEQLSLTQEVREVQRQSREYAHGDEAAAQLVMQRLIHDNLYHSALCYIYVKQKFKYDPMWASLMRDVYTAKVVQRVQAWRALEAETAEAAMQGQQSLTEEGCVKGRTHSATSSTTATRSLDTRRGRAVKAALEALYEPQPTKQEDIKALRETERLWRTMPRTEAAANLIENVRLLEKIKRGQVDRNGHDKVDTRSPLPALSPDSDDTQPSDMNIESAYPTMSAAQRDEKLYLTVMQNVDGYVASGTAEELVSLCESPKLFRYVKGHIGYEEAHRLPSYWRAYINAMWVPLIAFLLLGFGTHYVVERLGINEAYEKAVAERKHRESYEHLRDLVNKQRAFLDQHGADGVQVKTALQMMNETIRRTSEAAAKAGRKFHIELKQDL; encoded by the coding sequence ATGTCATCAGCTCCATTCTCTGTCGATCCGCCGGCGGCAGTGACTTTACGGCCTGGCGCGACTCAGCGAGCAGGGCCGACATCAGCGacgactgcggcggccaAAGCTGTCGGAGGCGGAAGCAGTCGGGCCCACCCGGTTCAGAAGGGAGCCGGGCGCAAGTTAGTGGCGTGCAAGgagctcttcttcgccggGTTTCCCTGCAGGGTGCCGTACCGGCGCCAAGCACCAACCGCCCCGAAGCCGTCCACTACGCCACCGTCCGTGGCCGCCTACTCGAAGGCGTTTGTGCGTGGCTTTTTCCAACAGTACGgtgctgtggaggcgctgtTCTACGACGAGGCGCGGGGTATGGGCAGCGTCGTGTTCGCCGATGGCGCCGATGCGGAGAACTGCTACCTTGCGGTGCACCTCTCCTTCATCGCTGCGCCCGACAAGGACGGTGGGATGGGTCACCCGACGTGGGAGCAGGACAGGCAGGGCGaagcgctggaggagcggcaggcTCGCGTGCCGGATTGTCTTCTGTGCCTCGAGTTTGCGCATTGCTGCCCATTCGTGCACCCCTTCTTGCTGGCACGGGACGCCCAACTGGTGGGTGAGGAGAAGCACTGGGAGGTCCCGGGCGGCGAGCTGAGCcgcgcgctcctcctccatagatttccgctgctgctgctgaactcTGACTCGCGGCCGTCGGCTATGGAGCCGATGGTGCCCGTTGCGCCGCACGTGGTAGTTCGCTGGAAGACGGAGACCTCAGAGACCCCAGTGCCGTGCACCGAGGTTGTCGAGGACAGTGACAGAGGATacgatgccgctgctcattCGCCAGTGGCCACGCCATCGCTTGAATCGCGGCGTGTGAAGCGTGTTGGTCCGATCTTCCCTGGCCGTGGCATCGCGCCAGCTGCCATCGAAGAGGCGCTTTGGCAGATCCTGCGACCAGTCCACGTTGCCGCGCAGAGTGGGCGCGCGGTGACAGTGCTGGACATGTGGTGGGAGTACTACAACCTCTACGCACTTCACAAAACACAGCCTTCGGCCGACCGCATCGCCGATGACACCTTCCGCTACGCAGAGCAGTTGTCTCTCACTCAGGAGGTGcgggaggtgcagcggcagagtCGCGAGTACGCGCacggcgacgaggcggcTGCACAGCTGGTCATGCAGCGGCTCATTCATGATAACCTCTACCACAGTGCCCTGTGCTACATCTATGTGAAGCAAAAGTTCAAGTACGACCCGATGTGGGCAAGTCTGATGCGCGACGTCTATACAgcgaaggtggtgcagcgcgtgcaggcgTGGCGGGCACTGGAGGCCGAGACGGCCGAGGCTGCCATGCAAGGCCAGCAAAGTCTCACAGAAGAGGGGTGCGTCAAGGGTAGAACCCACTCCGCAACGTCGTCGACAACGGCGACAAGATCCCTCGATACTCGTCGAGGCAGAGCAGTCAAGGCCGCCCTCGAGGCGCTCTACGAACCGCAGCCGACAAAGCAGGAGGACATAAAGGCGTTGCGTGAGAcggagcggctgtggcgcACGATGCCGCGTACGGAGGCGGCCGCGAACCTCATCGAAAATGTGAGGCTCCTGGAGAAGATCAAGCGCGGCCAGGTGGACCGAAACGGCCATGACAAAGTCGATACGcggtcgccgctgccggcgctgtCACCCGACAGCGATGACACGCAACCGTCCGATATGAACATCGAGTCAGCGTACCCGACCATGAGTGCCGCCCAGCGAGACGAGAAACTCTACTTGACAGTGATGCAGAACGTCGACGGCTATGTAGCGAGCGGGACGGCCGAAGAGCTGGTGAGCTTGTGTGAGAGTCCGAAGCTATTCCGGTACGTCAAGGGGCATATCGGgtacgaggaggcgcaccgACTGCCTTCCTACTGGCGTGCCTACATCAACGCGATGTGGGTGCCTTTGattgcttttcttctcctggGCTTCGGCACGCATTACGTTGTGGAACGGCTGGGCATCAACGAGGCATATGAGAAAGCCGTTGCAGAGCGCAAGCATCGCGAGTCGTACGAGCACCTGCGCGACCTGGTCAACAAGCAGCGAGCCTTTCTCGACCAGCATGGCGCGGACGGCGTACAAGTCAAGACAGCGCTGCAGATGATGAACGAGACGATAAGGCGTACGtccgaggcggcagcgaaggcaGGTAGGAAGTTCCACATAGAGCTTAAGCAAGATCTCTGA